One Gemmatimonadales bacterium DNA window includes the following coding sequences:
- a CDS encoding DUF933 domain-containing protein: MKIGLVGFAGSGKTTVFNTLTGLDVPVGFGGELHLGTVKVPDERIDKLSKIFSPKKTTYAEIVFSDIPGEHGAEKKGLSPKALQQIRDQDVLCLVLRAFDNPALDATPDPAADLEAFHAECILTDLAMVERRLDRSKKEKIDPLEVAAFELMRQTLEQELPLRSLTAQALDRSKLTGYGFLTDRPLMVVLNRSEDEAAVPLPAGMAARLEAIRAAGLVLSASVEAEIAKMDAADQAAFLADLGLAESALTRFIHTAYALLDLISFFTVGPDEVRAWPVRRGSNAKQAAGKIHSDLERGFIRAEVIPYSVFMEYGSEHAVREAGKLQLGGKDHPVADGDILHIRFNV, translated from the coding sequence ATGAAAATCGGCCTGGTGGGTTTCGCGGGTTCGGGGAAGACCACGGTGTTCAACACGCTGACCGGGCTCGACGTGCCGGTCGGCTTCGGCGGCGAGCTGCACCTCGGCACGGTCAAGGTGCCCGACGAGCGGATCGACAAACTGTCGAAGATCTTCAGCCCCAAGAAGACCACCTACGCCGAGATCGTCTTCAGCGACATCCCGGGCGAGCACGGCGCGGAGAAGAAGGGCCTCTCCCCGAAGGCCCTGCAGCAGATCCGCGACCAGGACGTGTTGTGCCTCGTGCTGCGCGCCTTCGACAACCCGGCCCTCGACGCCACGCCCGACCCCGCGGCGGACCTCGAGGCGTTCCACGCCGAGTGCATCCTCACCGACCTGGCGATGGTGGAGCGGCGGCTGGACCGGTCCAAGAAGGAGAAGATTGACCCGCTCGAGGTGGCGGCGTTCGAGCTGATGCGGCAGACGCTGGAGCAGGAGCTGCCGCTCCGCTCGCTGACGGCGCAGGCGCTCGACCGCAGCAAGCTCACCGGCTACGGGTTCCTCACCGACCGGCCGCTGATGGTCGTCCTGAACCGCAGCGAGGACGAGGCCGCCGTGCCGCTGCCCGCCGGGATGGCCGCGCGGCTCGAGGCCATTCGCGCGGCGGGCCTGGTCCTCTCGGCCAGCGTGGAGGCGGAGATCGCGAAGATGGACGCCGCCGACCAGGCCGCGTTCCTGGCGGATCTCGGCCTTGCGGAGTCCGCGCTGACCCGGTTCATCCACACGGCCTACGCCCTGCTCGACCTCATCTCGTTCTTCACCGTCGGTCCCGACGAGGTGCGGGCGTGGCCGGTGCGCCGGGGGAGCAACGCGAAGCAGGCCGCGGGGAAGATCCACAGCGATCTCGAGCGCGGCTTCATCAGGGCCGAGGTGATTCCCTACTCCGTGTTCATGGAGTACGGCTCCGAGCACGCGGTGCGCGAGGCGGGCAAGCTGCAGCTCGGCGGCAAGGATCACCCGGTCGCCGACGGCGACATCCTCCACATCCGGTTCAACGTGTAG
- a CDS encoding efflux transporter outer membrane subunit, producing the protein MGARALAAAAVALCACATASRYQPPPQAVPSVWREGPAMPETTAADTPWWRIYRDTTLERLVRTALAQNTDLGAALERVTEARALLAAAEGARLPTLMVGGSYTRGEARVRQEGESTTYPSAYYSAQLAAGWEPDVFGTQRSYARSAAASLQASEEQRRGVALLLVASVASAYVDLQATDQELQVVNRALEARRGYLDTTKRRFDGTPAAELDHRQAQALYEAARETAIDLREAAADAENALSTLLGRAPGAIPRTGSPGDQLLAAVPAGLPASLVTRRPDVRAAERALAAAGADVGAARAQLFPHLNLTAELQWSRTPGTTTTIQGFTMAAPTTTETGWNVAASISQPLFMGGRLLADVRAAESRRRQALIAYEGTVLSALQDAENQLAATRFAGERRTSADSQAVYAAAALRAAEDRYAAGTSPFLEVLDAQRTQLSAAMGAVVARVRQADAVIGLYKALGGGWQEDSTAAGPPR; encoded by the coding sequence ATGGGTGCTCGGGCTCTCGCCGCCGCGGCCGTCGCGCTGTGCGCCTGCGCGACCGCGTCGCGCTATCAGCCTCCGCCGCAAGCCGTCCCTTCGGTCTGGCGGGAGGGACCGGCCATGCCGGAGACCACCGCCGCCGACACGCCCTGGTGGCGCATCTACCGCGACACCACGCTGGAGCGGCTGGTCAGGACCGCACTGGCGCAGAACACCGACCTGGGGGCGGCGCTGGAGCGGGTGACCGAGGCTCGCGCCCTGCTGGCCGCAGCCGAAGGCGCGCGCCTGCCCACGCTCATGGTCGGCGGCTCGTACACCCGCGGCGAAGCGCGCGTGCGGCAGGAGGGCGAGAGCACCACCTACCCCTCGGCATACTACTCGGCGCAGCTCGCGGCGGGCTGGGAACCGGACGTCTTCGGCACTCAGCGGAGCTACGCACGCAGTGCCGCCGCTTCGCTCCAGGCCAGCGAGGAGCAGAGGCGCGGGGTCGCGCTGTTGCTCGTCGCTTCCGTCGCGTCGGCCTACGTGGATCTGCAGGCGACGGACCAGGAGCTGCAGGTCGTGAACCGCGCGCTCGAGGCGCGCCGCGGCTACCTGGACACGACGAAGCGCCGTTTCGACGGCACTCCCGCGGCGGAGCTGGACCATCGCCAGGCGCAGGCCCTCTACGAGGCTGCCCGCGAGACGGCCATCGACCTGAGGGAGGCGGCCGCCGACGCGGAGAACGCCCTGAGCACCCTCCTGGGCCGCGCGCCGGGAGCGATTCCCCGCACGGGCTCGCCGGGCGACCAACTGCTCGCAGCCGTCCCGGCAGGCCTGCCAGCGTCGCTCGTGACCCGGCGGCCCGACGTCCGCGCGGCGGAGCGGGCGCTGGCCGCGGCCGGCGCGGACGTCGGCGCGGCCCGGGCGCAGCTCTTTCCGCACCTGAACCTCACCGCCGAGCTCCAGTGGTCCCGAACGCCGGGAACCACCACGACCATCCAGGGGTTCACGATGGCCGCCCCGACGACCACCGAAACAGGCTGGAACGTCGCCGCGTCGATCTCCCAACCCCTGTTCATGGGAGGACGCCTGCTCGCGGACGTGCGCGCGGCGGAGTCGCGGCGGCGCCAGGCGCTGATCGCGTACGAGGGCACGGTGCTGAGCGCCCTCCAGGATGCGGAGAACCAGCTCGCCGCGACGCGGTTCGCGGGCGAGCGGCGCACGTCGGCCGACTCGCAGGCCGTCTACGCGGCCGCGGCGCTCAGGGCGGCCGAGGACCGTTACGCGGCCGGCACGTCGCCGTTCCTCGAGGTCCTGGACGCGCAGCGGACTCAGCTCAGTGCCGCCATGGGCGCCGTCGTCGCGCGCGTGAGGCAGGCGGACGCGGTGATCGGGCTCTACAAGGCCCTTGGGGGCGGATGGCAGGAGGACTCGACGGCCGCCGGACCTCCCCGCTGA